The window CGTTGCCCCCGATGAGCCAGAACGGCTTCTCGCCGGGCAGTCCGAGGGTGTCGAACAGCAGGTGATTGACCGCCCCGGTGTCTTTCTGGAACATGAACTTCCACGCGATGATGCCGGCGTAGATCGGGATCGCGTAGGGGATGAGAAACAGCGTGCGGAAGATGCCTCGCCCCGGAAAGCGCCGCTGCAGCGCGACGGCCCCCGCCATCCCCGCCAGCCACGCGATGGCGACCACGAGCAGCGTGAACGCGCACGTGATGAGGAACGAGTTCAGCAGCGCTTTGCCGACGACGCCGTTGACGTCCACGATGACCCGGTAGTTGCCCAGGCCCAGAAAGGGAGCCTCACTCCAGTTGCGCAGATACTGCTGGGTGAGCTTGATGAAGCTGATCCAGATACCCGTGATCATCGGGATGATGTGCACGAGCAGCTCGAACACGACGGCAGGCAGCAGCAGCACGTACGGCAGCCACCAGCCGACCCGTCCCAGCCGTCGTCGGGTGGAACGGGGCGCCTCCGGCCCGGTGGTGGACTCCGGGGACGTGTGCGCGGGCGCGATTGCAGACATTCAGCGTCTCCTTGATGTCACGCCGCCGGATGTCTCGCGTGCGGTGCGCGCGCGAGACATCCGGCGGGCGGCCGCATCATCAGCCCGCGGCTTCGACCTGCTGCTGAGCGGTGTCGAGCATCGATGAGATGTCGGCGTCGGTGACGTTCTTGCCCGTCGCTATCTGCGCGAACAGGTTGTTGATCCCCTTGCCCACGGTGCTCTCGAAGTCACCTTCGCTGGCGACCTGCGGCAGCGGCTTGGAGCGGTTCTGGTAGGCGTCCATGAACACCTTCGCCTCGTCGGCGTCGCTCGTGAACTTCGCCTCAGCGCCGCTGAGGACGGGAAGGACGGAGTACGGCTCGGCCAGTTCGGACTGCACGTCGGTGCTCGTCATGTACTTCACGAACTTCAGCGCCTCGGGCAGGTGCTTGGTGTAGTTGAAGATGGAGATGTTGATGCCGGCCGGGAAGGTC is drawn from Microbacterium protaetiae and contains these coding sequences:
- a CDS encoding carbohydrate ABC transporter permease, with the protein product MSAIAPAHTSPESTTGPEAPRSTRRRLGRVGWWLPYVLLLPAVVFELLVHIIPMITGIWISFIKLTQQYLRNWSEAPFLGLGNYRVIVDVNGVVGKALLNSFLITCAFTLLVVAIAWLAGMAGAVALQRRFPGRGIFRTLFLIPYAIPIYAGIIAWKFMFQKDTGAVNHLLFDTLGLPGEKPFWLIGGNAFWALVIVAIWRLWPFAFLMLMAGLQSVPEDLYEASAVDGAKPFRQWRSITLPMLRPVNVVLVLVMFLWTFNDFNTPFVLFGKTAQPPAGDLISFHIYNASFLTFNFGYGSAMSVLLLIFLLIVTVAYLLFVNRRSKRA